A single region of the Micropterus dolomieu isolate WLL.071019.BEF.003 ecotype Adirondacks linkage group LG18, ASM2129224v1, whole genome shotgun sequence genome encodes:
- the vamp3 gene encoding vesicle-associated membrane protein 3 → MSAVNPEGSGAASGNRRLQQTQAQVDEVVDIMRVNVDKVLERDQKLSELDDRADALQAGASQFETSAAKLKRKYWWKNCKMWAILIAVILIIIVIIIIWNYS, encoded by the exons AT GTCAGCTGTCAATCCAGAAGGTTCTGGCGCAGCGTCAGGCAACAGACGCTTGCAGCAGACGCAAGCCCAGGTTGATGAG gtgGTGGATATAATGCGCGTTAATGTAGACAAAGTACTGGAACGTGACCAGAAGCTGTCTGAACTGGATGACAGAGCAGACGCACTGCAGGCTGGAGCCTCCCAGTTTGAGACCAGTGCTGCTAAGCTGAAAAGGAAGTACTGGTGGAAGAACTGCAAG ATGTGGGCTATCCTGATAGCTGTCATATtgatcatcatcgtcatcattaTTA TTTGGAATTACTCGTAA